In one window of Clostridia bacterium DNA:
- the csaB gene encoding polysaccharide pyruvyl transferase CsaB, whose protein sequence is MKVLLVLMGMDIGGAETHVLELARGLKRLGTEVLIASNGGAYTAELEKEGIPHFNAPLHSKRPDAMLKSYLRLKKIIRAEKPDVVHGHARIPSFLLSLLCKTMHFNFVTSAHWVFEVNPLLKLLTNWGYRTIAVSEDIKAYLTENYGTYPQDISVTINGIPLDKFSIPKDTDLLCELGLSETSRKIVSISRMDTDRSLLAHHLIAITPDLLQKEDLEIVLVGGGNDLEAVQAEADAVNAKLGKKVIHLTGARTDINRFVSISDFVVAVSRSALECMCGSVPVIVAGNEGYLGIFSEETLDNANQTNFCCRGMEMSTPDRLKADLLTLLSMSPEEIKNVGAYGREIVEKYYSADRMVKDNYDVYTEIIKNGNLHKDFVISGYYGHNNSGDDALLCAIIEQIRIYNPKARFTVLSANPKETTEKHGVYAVNRFNVFAVQRAIRNCSVLISGGGSLIQDVTSTKSLLYYSNLIAFAKKKGKKVYIYGNGIGPIVRKSNEETARNTLMQADLITLRDKQSEALLNRLCPNPPETKVTADPAMALKPAENADNILKDARLPKGEYVAFSIRNWQGNKTIAPAVAATADALQQKYGLIPVFIPMQLPEDLEICKKAVSLMQAKGYCLENKYNHDELIAFCKTCKFVIGMRLHILLYAAASATPCIGLIYDPKILGCISMLEQEKYLLNLEQTDEKSLFALCEDLLSNYDAVQTALKARAEVLSEMALENGRLANELLEK, encoded by the coding sequence ATGAAAGTTTTACTGGTTTTAATGGGCATGGATATCGGCGGTGCCGAAACGCATGTATTAGAGCTTGCCCGGGGCTTAAAACGCCTGGGCACAGAGGTACTTATCGCCTCAAACGGCGGTGCATATACTGCTGAACTGGAAAAAGAGGGCATTCCGCATTTTAACGCCCCTCTGCATTCCAAACGTCCCGATGCCATGCTTAAATCCTATCTCAGACTCAAAAAAATCATCCGCGCCGAAAAGCCGGATGTGGTACACGGGCATGCCCGTATCCCGTCCTTTTTGTTAAGTCTGCTTTGCAAAACCATGCACTTTAACTTTGTCACCTCTGCCCATTGGGTTTTCGAGGTGAACCCCCTGTTAAAACTCCTGACCAACTGGGGCTACCGTACCATTGCCGTTTCGGAGGATATTAAGGCATACTTAACCGAAAATTACGGCACCTATCCCCAGGACATTTCGGTTACCATCAACGGCATTCCTTTAGATAAATTCAGCATCCCGAAGGATACCGACTTGCTTTGCGAGCTGGGGCTTTCGGAAACGAGCCGAAAAATCGTATCCATCAGCCGTATGGACACCGACCGAAGCTTGCTTGCCCATCACCTGATTGCCATCACCCCCGACCTGCTCCAAAAAGAAGACCTGGAAATTGTTCTGGTGGGTGGCGGTAACGATTTAGAAGCGGTGCAGGCAGAAGCCGATGCGGTTAATGCAAAGCTCGGCAAAAAAGTAATTCATTTAACGGGCGCACGCACCGACATTAACCGCTTTGTTTCCATTTCGGATTTCGTGGTAGCCGTTTCCCGCTCGGCACTGGAATGCATGTGCGGTTCGGTGCCCGTCATTGTAGCGGGTAACGAAGGGTATTTGGGCATATTCAGCGAAGAAACCTTAGACAACGCCAATCAAACCAATTTCTGTTGCCGCGGTATGGAAATGTCAACCCCCGACCGCTTAAAAGCCGATTTACTTACGCTTCTTTCCATGTCTCCTGAGGAAATAAAAAACGTTGGTGCTTATGGCAGAGAAATTGTCGAAAAATATTATTCTGCCGACCGCATGGTTAAGGATAATTATGACGTATACACCGAAATTATAAAAAACGGCAACCTGCACAAGGACTTTGTAATTTCGGGCTACTACGGCCACAACAACAGCGGTGACGACGCCTTGCTTTGTGCCATCATCGAACAGATTCGCATCTACAATCCCAAAGCCCGTTTCACGGTGCTTTCCGCAAACCCGAAAGAAACAACCGAAAAACACGGCGTGTATGCGGTAAACCGCTTTAATGTGTTTGCGGTGCAAAGAGCAATCCGTAACTGCTCGGTTTTAATCAGCGGCGGCGGTAGCTTGATTCAGGACGTGACCAGCACCAAATCATTGCTCTATTACAGCAACCTGATTGCCTTTGCCAAGAAAAAAGGCAAAAAAGTATATATCTACGGCAACGGCATCGGTCCGATTGTACGCAAAAGCAATGAAGAAACTGCAAGAAACACCCTTATGCAGGCAGATTTAATCACTTTAAGGGACAAGCAGTCCGAAGCCCTCTTAAACAGGCTTTGCCCCAATCCGCCCGAAACAAAGGTGACCGCAGACCCTGCCATGGCTTTAAAGCCTGCAGAAAATGCGGACAACATTTTAAAAGATGCGCGCTTGCCGAAGGGCGAGTATGTGGCTTTTTCCATCCGCAACTGGCAAGGCAACAAAACAATCGCTCCTGCAGTGGCGGCAACAGCGGATGCTTTACAACAAAAATACGGTCTGATTCCCGTGTTTATTCCCATGCAGCTGCCTGAGGATTTGGAAATCTGCAAAAAAGCCGTTTCCCTTATGCAAGCCAAAGGCTATTGCTTAGAAAACAAATACAATCACGACGAACTGATTGCCTTTTGCAAAACCTGTAAATTTGTAATTGGTATGCGCCTGCATATTCTGCTGTATGCAGCGGCAAGCGCAACGCCTTGCATCGGCTTGATTTATGACCCAAAAATTTTAGGTTGTATCTCTATGTTAGAGCAGGAAAAATATCTGCTGAATTTAGAACAAACAGACGAAAAATCTCTCTTTGCCCTTTGCGAAGACCTGCTTTCAAACTATGATGCCGTACAGACCGCTTTGAAGGCGCGTGCCGAAGTGCTTTCAGAAATGGCTTTGGAAAACGGCAGACTGGCAAACGAATTACTTGAAAAATAA